One Babylonia areolata isolate BAREFJ2019XMU chromosome 27, ASM4173473v1, whole genome shotgun sequence DNA window includes the following coding sequences:
- the LOC143301301 gene encoding uncharacterized protein LOC143301301 isoform X1 — translation MQRLAVSFLASLFVTLLLVSTVLASPVLDEGSSRNKRQSADVKTAEYLAWIALGGRVPPQGCFDVACGVVDVYSSGKKKRDYGDEQRYQLLRSLIERAADNNVVQN, via the exons ATGCAGAGACTAGCGGTCAGTTTCCTAGCCAGCCTGTTCGTCACCCTGCTTCTGGTCAGCACTGTTCTGGCCAGTCCTGTCCTGGATGAgggcag ttcCAGAAACAAGCGGCAGTCTGCCGACGTGAAGACAGCAGAGTACCTGGCTTGGATCGCTCTGGGTGGCAGGGTACCTCCCCAGGGGTGCTTTGACGTAGCCTGTGGGGTGGTCGATGTCTATTCCAG CGGCAAGAAGAAGAGGGATTACGGCGACGAACAGAGGTATCAGCTCCTCCGGTCCCTGATTGAACGTGCTGCTGATAACAACGTGGTACAgaactg A
- the LOC143301301 gene encoding uncharacterized protein LOC143301301 isoform X2, whose product MQRLAVSFLASLFVTLLLVSTVLASPVLDEGSVRTRRSSSDQRIAELQALLALTGGSGRVAHGQFDPLRLGKKKRDYGDEQRYQLLRSLIERAADNNVVQN is encoded by the exons ATGCAGAGACTAGCGGTCAGTTTCCTAGCCAGCCTGTTCGTCACCCTGCTTCTGGTCAGCACTGTTCTGGCCAGTCCTGTCCTGGATGAgggcag TGTCAGAACCCGCCGGTCCTCTTCAGACCAGAGAATCGCAGAGCTGCAGGCTTTACTGGCTCTGACCGGAGGTTCGGGCAGGGTCGCGCATGGGCAGTTTGACCCCCTCCGACT CGGCAAGAAGAAGAGGGATTACGGCGACGAACAGAGGTATCAGCTCCTCCGGTCCCTGATTGAACGTGCTGCTGATAACAACGTGGTACAgaactg A